From one Paenibacillus sp. FSL K6-1330 genomic stretch:
- a CDS encoding transglutaminase domain-containing protein, with product MIEPESSPVREGGHRKTSISGAHSVPHIFVSRLSHGTLLHRILITLPVMGLLSEWLLPLRDAGDMGGHLMLQTLFIWALFLLLQGLFTLRGWVWLPLNAVLVVWLCARLFEYSDPLAWLSDYASAILPGDVSIFGNVWEFTALSQETRTIILLVGWAIMVSAVHMLALYRRTLWLFGGSTLVYLAVLESAMEESVYRDMLRAVLYILLAQGMMLILKLKQETVEGTHRGADIPEPVRSGRLSGLPVLRWSLVVVLASCLIAGMTRVGGAFSEPAAGMGLTVSEMAERMTGWGDRLWRNAEPSIPASQVAGYTSEGKDLGGPLTLSDALYFTAQSPEPTYWRGDTYNRYDGRKWDADPSIRKPVKLSEDLSHILPYWERPSGDRLVQTLTFEQDTPIQSVLSGGIITRIKEMHFSKERGTPRLAVDRLSETVSLQGERAVSGYTIETVYSQPEEQSLRSATNNDPEYMKEMYLQLPEELPLRVRDLAQKITLDAENRYEKAKAIESYLEKNYTYTLQTSVPPEGRDFTDHFLFDTKEGYCVHFATTMTVLLRSEGIPARYVTGFAPGERVAGTVDRYEVAQKNAHAWVEVFFPGQGWVMFDPTPGFGIEQISTPPIAGDFGSAGLKYWNSMWNSMLYGVVKVLFLIAAIGPVMFGGVLLLILPILVAVVYQMPTVRQSLTFMRMARTIAISRREELVSASVWVWDKLQRRFGDVERGQTMRQYVNALSIADVEFRAELEQFAQRWERAAYHDKPWSRTEKVLFLRQCIRIVKKLA from the coding sequence ATGATCGAACCGGAAAGCTCGCCCGTTAGGGAAGGAGGCCATCGGAAGACCAGTATATCCGGAGCCCATAGTGTACCCCATATTTTCGTCTCCCGATTGTCGCACGGAACGCTTCTTCATCGCATATTGATTACTCTGCCGGTTATGGGACTGCTGTCAGAGTGGCTCTTGCCACTTCGGGATGCAGGGGACATGGGCGGCCACCTTATGTTGCAAACCTTATTCATCTGGGCTTTATTCTTGCTGCTTCAAGGATTGTTTACGCTGCGAGGCTGGGTATGGCTGCCGCTGAACGCTGTTCTGGTGGTCTGGCTGTGTGCCCGATTGTTTGAATATAGCGATCCGCTGGCTTGGTTATCCGATTATGCTTCGGCTATACTTCCGGGTGACGTTTCGATATTCGGAAATGTGTGGGAGTTTACTGCCTTAAGCCAGGAGACGAGAACGATCATCCTGCTTGTCGGCTGGGCTATCATGGTATCCGCGGTCCATATGCTGGCTTTGTATCGCCGAACCCTGTGGTTGTTTGGCGGTTCGACGCTGGTTTATTTAGCAGTGCTCGAATCTGCCATGGAGGAGAGCGTATACCGTGATATGCTGCGGGCTGTATTGTATATTTTGCTGGCCCAGGGCATGATGCTGATTCTTAAGCTGAAGCAGGAAACCGTTGAGGGGACCCATAGGGGAGCGGACATCCCTGAGCCTGTTCGATCCGGCCGCTTGTCTGGGCTGCCTGTGCTTCGCTGGAGTCTGGTGGTGGTGCTTGCTTCCTGTCTAATCGCCGGAATGACCCGAGTGGGAGGAGCTTTTAGCGAGCCTGCGGCGGGTATGGGATTAACGGTATCCGAAATGGCGGAACGTATGACGGGATGGGGGGATCGGCTCTGGAGAAACGCGGAACCGTCGATTCCTGCCTCTCAGGTTGCCGGATACACTTCCGAGGGAAAAGATTTGGGGGGTCCGCTGACGCTGAGTGATGCGTTGTATTTTACCGCGCAATCGCCTGAACCGACTTATTGGCGGGGGGATACGTATAACCGGTATGACGGACGGAAGTGGGATGCGGATCCTTCCATCCGCAAGCCCGTCAAGCTATCCGAAGACCTGAGCCACATCCTGCCCTATTGGGAGCGTCCTTCCGGAGACAGGCTCGTCCAGACACTGACTTTTGAACAAGATACCCCGATCCAGTCCGTGCTGTCCGGAGGCATTATTACCCGCATAAAGGAGATGCATTTCTCCAAAGAGAGAGGTACACCGAGGCTTGCCGTTGACAGGCTGTCCGAAACGGTATCCTTGCAAGGCGAGAGGGCGGTATCCGGTTATACGATAGAAACAGTATATAGTCAGCCGGAGGAGCAGTCGCTCCGCAGTGCAACTAACAACGATCCCGAATATATGAAGGAGATGTACCTGCAGCTTCCTGAGGAGCTGCCCCTCAGGGTGAGGGATTTAGCGCAGAAGATCACATTGGACGCTGAGAACAGGTATGAAAAGGCGAAAGCTATCGAATCCTATTTGGAGAAGAACTATACGTATACGTTGCAAACATCCGTGCCACCGGAGGGCCGGGATTTTACGGATCACTTTTTGTTTGATACGAAGGAAGGGTACTGCGTTCATTTTGCTACGACAATGACCGTCCTGCTCCGATCTGAAGGCATCCCCGCACGCTACGTGACCGGATTTGCACCGGGTGAGCGGGTAGCAGGTACGGTTGATCGTTATGAGGTGGCCCAAAAGAATGCGCATGCATGGGTTGAGGTTTTTTTTCCGGGACAAGGCTGGGTGATGTTTGATCCGACCCCAGGCTTTGGCATCGAGCAGATATCCACTCCTCCGATTGCCGGTGATTTTGGTTCTGCCGGGCTTAAGTACTGGAACAGCATGTGGAATTCCATGCTTTACGGCGTCGTTAAAGTACTCTTTTTGATAGCCGCCATCGGTCCTGTGATGTTTGGGGGCGTTCTACTATTGATTCTTCCCATCCTTGTGGCAGTTGTTTATCAAATGCCGACCGTGCGCCAAAGCTTGACCTTCATGAGGATGGCCAGAACGATAGCGATAAGCAGGCGGGAGGAGCTCGTATCGGCCTCGGTGTGGGTTTGGGACAAGCTCCAGCGAAGATTTGGAGATGTGGAAAGAGGGCAGACCATGCGTCAATACGTCAATGCTTTGTCGATTGCCGATGTCGAATTCAGGGCGGAGCTGGAGCAGTTTGCGCAGCGCTGGGAGCGGGCGGCATACCATGATAAACCGTGGTCCCGTACCGAAAAAGTACTCTTTTTACGCCAATGTATTCGAATTGTCAAAAAACTGGCATGA
- the guaA gene encoding glutamine-hydrolyzing GMP synthase, whose amino-acid sequence MNKPNEIIVVLDFGGQYNQLIARRIRDLGVYSELLPYNTPAEKIKELSPRGIVFSGGPSSVYSENAPHVDPAIYDLGLPIFGICYGMQLMAQQLDGKVERASKREYGKAELEFAPNSTLVKGIEQKQTVWMSHGDHVVSLPTGFKLDAGTESAPIAAMSNEDKKLYGVQFHPEVRHSVHGNEMIKNFLYEVCGCEGNWSMETFIEDQVREIREVVGEQKVLCALSGGVDSSVVAMLIHKAIGDQLTCMFIDHGLLRKGEAESVMETFVGKFDMKVVKIDAQERFLSKLRGVDDPEKKRKIIGNEFIYVFDEESSKFDDFAFLAQGTLYTDIVESGTDTAHTIKSHHNVGGLPEDMKFTLIEPLKALFKDEVRKVGEELGLPDEIVHRQPFPGPGLAIRVLGEVTEDKLQIVRDSDYILREEIAKAGLDREIWQYFTALPNMKSVGVMGDARTYSYTVGIRAVTSIDGMTADWARIPWDVLEKISVRIVNEVENVNRIVYDVTSKPPATIEWE is encoded by the coding sequence ATGAATAAGCCTAATGAAATCATCGTCGTTTTGGACTTCGGTGGACAGTACAACCAACTTATAGCACGACGCATTCGCGATCTTGGCGTTTATAGTGAGCTTCTGCCATACAACACGCCCGCTGAGAAAATCAAAGAACTTTCCCCGCGCGGCATTGTTTTCTCAGGAGGTCCTTCCAGCGTGTATTCCGAGAATGCACCGCATGTGGACCCAGCCATCTATGATCTGGGACTGCCGATTTTCGGCATTTGTTACGGCATGCAGCTGATGGCTCAACAACTGGACGGAAAAGTAGAACGTGCTTCGAAACGCGAATACGGTAAAGCCGAATTGGAATTTGCTCCGAACTCGACGCTTGTCAAAGGGATTGAGCAAAAACAAACCGTGTGGATGAGTCATGGTGATCACGTGGTATCACTGCCTACCGGCTTTAAGCTGGATGCAGGAACGGAATCCGCTCCGATCGCTGCGATGAGTAACGAGGATAAGAAGCTGTACGGCGTGCAGTTCCATCCGGAAGTTCGTCACTCCGTCCATGGTAATGAAATGATCAAAAATTTCTTGTACGAAGTGTGCGGTTGTGAAGGCAACTGGAGCATGGAGACTTTTATCGAGGACCAGGTTCGTGAAATCCGCGAAGTTGTCGGCGAGCAAAAAGTGCTGTGCGCGCTGAGCGGCGGCGTTGATTCCTCCGTTGTGGCCATGTTGATTCACAAGGCAATCGGTGATCAGCTGACATGCATGTTCATTGATCATGGACTGCTGCGCAAAGGCGAGGCTGAGAGTGTTATGGAAACCTTCGTTGGCAAGTTTGATATGAAGGTCGTTAAGATTGACGCTCAGGAACGCTTCTTGTCCAAGCTGAGAGGCGTAGACGATCCGGAGAAAAAACGGAAAATCATCGGCAACGAGTTCATCTACGTATTCGATGAGGAGTCCAGCAAGTTTGATGATTTTGCATTCTTGGCACAAGGCACGCTGTATACCGATATCGTGGAGAGTGGTACGGACACGGCGCATACAATCAAATCCCACCACAATGTCGGTGGGCTGCCTGAAGACATGAAATTCACGCTGATCGAGCCGTTGAAAGCTCTCTTTAAGGATGAGGTTCGTAAAGTCGGCGAGGAGCTTGGTTTGCCGGATGAGATTGTTCACCGTCAGCCTTTCCCTGGACCGGGTCTTGCGATCCGCGTACTGGGCGAAGTAACGGAGGACAAGCTGCAAATCGTTCGTGATTCCGACTACATCCTGCGCGAAGAAATCGCGAAAGCGGGACTGGATCGCGAGATCTGGCAGTATTTCACGGCGCTTCCGAACATGAAGAGTGTCGGCGTAATGGGTGATGCACGTACGTATTCCTACACCGTAGGTATCCGTGCCGTTACCTCCATTGACGGCATGACAGCGGACTGGGCGCGTATCCCATGGGATGTGCTGGAGAAAATCTCCGTCCGCATCGTGAACGAAGTCGAGAACGTCAACCGTATCGTGTATGACGTGACGTCCAAACCGCCAGCAACGATCGAGTGGGAGTAG
- a CDS encoding NADP-dependent oxidoreductase, with protein MKAIVIDRYGGKEELQEREVPTPTPQAHQVLVKVAATSINPIDWKLREGYLKQMMDWEFPIILGWDVAGTISEIGHEVTDWKLGDEVFARPETTRFGTYAEYTLVDEHLLARKPAAISWEEAASVPLAGLTAWQALFTHGELTKGEKVLIHAGAGGVGMFAIQFAKQAGAYVITTASERNHELLASLGADQIIDYRTTPFQDVLSDVDVVFDTMGGDVQKNSFKVLKKHTGRIISIVSDFDEELVREYDVTAKNIWLDPNGQQLQEIADLLEQKKVRSVVGATFPFSQKGLYDAQGLSETHHAVGKIAISFS; from the coding sequence ATGAAAGCTATCGTCATTGATCGATATGGGGGAAAGGAGGAACTACAGGAAAGAGAAGTACCTACCCCTACACCACAAGCTCATCAGGTCTTAGTTAAGGTGGCCGCCACCTCGATAAATCCAATTGACTGGAAGCTCCGTGAAGGCTATTTAAAACAAATGATGGATTGGGAGTTCCCGATTATTTTAGGTTGGGATGTTGCTGGGACAATTTCAGAAATTGGGCACGAGGTAACGGATTGGAAATTGGGAGACGAAGTGTTTGCCCGTCCGGAAACGACTCGTTTTGGCACTTATGCCGAATATACTTTGGTGGATGAACACCTGCTGGCGCGTAAGCCTGCTGCTATTTCATGGGAGGAAGCCGCATCCGTTCCGCTCGCAGGGCTGACTGCTTGGCAGGCGCTTTTTACACATGGTGAACTGACCAAAGGAGAGAAGGTATTGATCCACGCAGGCGCAGGCGGTGTTGGGATGTTCGCTATCCAGTTTGCCAAACAAGCGGGAGCCTACGTTATTACGACCGCTAGTGAGCGTAATCATGAACTGCTGGCTTCACTTGGAGCTGATCAGATTATTGACTATCGCACGACCCCATTTCAAGATGTATTATCGGATGTGGATGTTGTGTTCGATACGATGGGCGGTGACGTTCAGAAGAACAGTTTTAAAGTGTTGAAAAAACACACCGGGCGAATCATATCGATTGTCAGCGATTTTGATGAGGAGCTGGTAAGAGAATACGACGTAACCGCCAAAAATATATGGCTGGATCCCAATGGTCAGCAACTTCAGGAAATAGCAGATCTGTTGGAGCAAAAAAAAGTAAGATCAGTAGTGGGAGCTACGTTTCCTTTTTCGCAAAAAGGGCTCTACGATGCCCAGGGATTAAGTGAGACCCACCATGCTGTCGGTAAAATAGCAATAAGTTTCTCCTGA
- a CDS encoding NCS2 family permease, producing MERFFKLKEHGTNVRTEIIAGLTTFMTMAYILLVNNLFLGPDGAGIPQEGVFFATAVGAGLVTMAMGFFVNIPVALAPGMGLNAYFMTVVLSSNGAITWQAALGAVFISGIVFIILTVTKVRQMLLTAVPNNLKIAITVGIGLFITIVGLKLGNIVTASINPGTDITHPVPGGAFNLGLGNFIQNKDTLLAIIGLFLIAILMVLKLKGALLIGIVLTTLIGIPMGVTDLSGLSTASWIPSFDNLAVGQMDLKGALGMGLLEVIFIFTFVELFDTFGTLVGTAGRAGLLKNKEEGEKKLGKAMLVDAGGVSAGAFLGTSTITAFVESTSGVAEGGRTGLTAVTTGVLFILALFLAPIALVVPSAATAPALVIVGVLMMSQVRDIEWDDFMQAFPAFLTIILMPFTGGIANGISAGIIAYVILAVFGKLTGRTDTKVHWLMWILFVIILIRYAFLGAE from the coding sequence ATGGAGCGTTTCTTTAAACTAAAGGAACACGGAACAAATGTAAGAACCGAGATTATCGCAGGCTTGACGACATTTATGACCATGGCTTACATCCTGCTGGTCAACAATCTGTTCCTGGGTCCTGATGGCGCAGGTATTCCGCAGGAAGGCGTATTTTTCGCTACTGCAGTAGGTGCCGGCCTTGTGACGATGGCGATGGGCTTCTTCGTTAACATTCCGGTTGCGTTGGCACCAGGTATGGGTTTGAACGCATATTTCATGACAGTTGTATTAAGCTCGAACGGAGCGATTACTTGGCAGGCCGCACTCGGTGCAGTATTTATCTCCGGTATTGTCTTCATTATTCTTACGGTTACCAAAGTCCGCCAAATGCTGCTGACTGCGGTTCCAAACAATTTAAAGATTGCCATTACGGTCGGTATCGGCTTGTTCATTACCATCGTTGGTCTTAAGCTGGGCAACATCGTGACGGCTTCCATTAACCCAGGAACGGATATTACTCATCCGGTACCAGGCGGTGCCTTCAATCTTGGTCTTGGGAATTTCATTCAGAACAAAGATACGCTGCTTGCGATAATCGGGCTGTTCCTGATCGCCATCCTGATGGTTCTCAAATTGAAGGGCGCTTTGCTTATCGGTATCGTGCTGACAACGCTGATTGGTATTCCAATGGGAGTAACCGATCTGTCAGGTCTGAGTACTGCAAGCTGGATTCCTTCATTTGATAATCTGGCTGTCGGTCAGATGGACTTGAAGGGCGCGCTTGGCATGGGTCTTCTAGAAGTTATTTTCATCTTTACATTCGTTGAACTGTTCGATACGTTCGGTACATTGGTTGGTACCGCAGGCCGTGCGGGACTCCTGAAGAACAAAGAGGAAGGCGAGAAGAAGCTTGGTAAAGCAATGCTCGTGGATGCCGGCGGCGTAAGCGCGGGCGCATTCCTTGGAACAAGTACAATCACTGCTTTCGTAGAAAGTACCTCCGGTGTTGCAGAGGGTGGACGTACAGGTTTGACTGCGGTTACTACTGGCGTACTCTTTATTCTGGCATTGTTCTTAGCTCCGATTGCTCTGGTTGTTCCTTCGGCTGCTACAGCTCCAGCGCTTGTCATTGTCGGTGTACTGATGATGAGTCAGGTACGCGATATCGAGTGGGATGACTTCATGCAGGCGTTCCCGGCATTCTTGACCATCATCCTGATGCCTTTCACTGGCGGTATCGCAAACGGTATCTCTGCCGGTATCATTGCTTATGTGATTCTTGCAGTATTCGGCAAGCTGACTGGACGTACAGACACCAAGGTGCACTGGCTAATGTGGATCCTGTTTGTGATCATTTTGATCCGGTATGCTTTCCTCGGTGCCGAATAG
- a CDS encoding LysR family transcriptional regulator produces the protein MNLMKLQIVELIDRHHHMTSVAEILGIKQPTVTFHMKSLEEELQVRLFESRSGKTFLTEAGQALLHYAVKINALAKESERVVREYDSLYRGTLHIGASYVPATYLLPAILNTFAREFPGIRISLSVKPSPVIREMLARHQIDLGIISSEPFTGSSLQAESLCKDDLALICSPDHPLAKTDSLQPEQIIRTPFALHGTESSTRQLTDLWLEQHGLHMRSPVELDSLEAIKQLVLMGDHVSFMSRMAVQREQQQGLLHIMPIPGHRASRHIFSVHNKDRLPSVQIQRFQEVLREVGKQLEQVL, from the coding sequence ATGAATCTGATGAAGCTGCAAATTGTGGAGCTGATCGACCGCCATCATCATATGACCAGCGTGGCAGAAATACTTGGCATTAAGCAGCCAACAGTTACTTTTCATATGAAGTCACTGGAAGAAGAACTGCAAGTCCGGCTGTTTGAGTCCCGAAGCGGAAAAACATTTCTCACCGAGGCTGGACAAGCTCTGCTGCATTATGCGGTAAAAATAAACGCGCTTGCCAAGGAGTCGGAGCGGGTCGTCCGCGAATACGACAGCTTATATCGGGGAACGCTGCACATTGGAGCCAGTTATGTCCCTGCCACCTATCTGCTGCCCGCGATATTGAATACCTTTGCCCGTGAGTTTCCTGGCATACGGATCTCCTTATCCGTCAAGCCTTCTCCGGTTATCCGTGAGATGCTAGCGCGGCACCAGATTGATCTGGGCATTATTTCATCCGAACCCTTTACGGGGTCCAGTCTGCAGGCCGAGTCCTTGTGCAAAGATGATCTGGCCCTAATATGTTCGCCTGACCATCCGCTAGCCAAAACGGATTCGCTGCAGCCCGAGCAGATCATTCGGACTCCCTTCGCCTTGCATGGAACCGAATCCAGCACAAGGCAGCTGACGGACCTGTGGCTGGAGCAGCATGGTTTGCATATGAGGAGTCCGGTAGAGCTCGACTCGCTGGAAGCGATCAAGCAACTTGTGTTGATGGGGGACCATGTTTCCTTTATGTCACGGATGGCGGTACAACGGGAGCAGCAGCAAGGTTTACTGCACATTATGCCGATTCCCGGCCATCGGGCATCCCGGCACATATTCAGCGTCCATAATAAGGACCGTCTTCCTTCCGTCCAAATTCAGCGTTTTCAAGAGGTTTTGCGTGAAGTGGGCAAACAATTGGAGCAGGTCCTGTGA
- a CDS encoding ABC transporter ATP-binding protein produces the protein MDIEIRGIQKSFQGTPALLPTDLKLRHGQFTTLLGPSGCGKTTLLRMIAGLEQPDGGEIYAEDRCIYSVHKKIDVPAHKRNFGMVFQDFALWPHMTVYENVAFGLKAAKLKTDLRQKVTEALAMVRLEGMEDRYPHQLSGGQQQRVAFARAVAIRPALVLFDEPLSALDAVLREEMRIEMMSLVKDMGLTALYVTHDQVEAMSMSDEIVVMRKGKVLQRGTPEMIYETPSHPFVASFIGKSNWVTVDHSMVRPEHVSWSRTSTEDVCYQAIVLSVSYVGERYEIHLQVDGLDKWTAYLDKRIPVGERVNLYVSPHTICQMGEGTSHDKNVSMQQNIAKRTPAAAG, from the coding sequence GTGGATATTGAAATCAGGGGCATTCAAAAATCGTTTCAAGGTACACCCGCGTTACTTCCTACCGATTTAAAACTGCGTCATGGTCAATTCACCACATTGCTCGGGCCGTCAGGCTGCGGCAAAACGACACTGCTGCGGATGATAGCCGGGCTGGAACAACCGGACGGAGGAGAAATCTATGCGGAAGACCGGTGTATCTACTCCGTGCACAAGAAGATTGACGTTCCGGCGCACAAACGCAACTTCGGGATGGTATTTCAGGATTTTGCCCTCTGGCCGCATATGACGGTATACGAGAACGTTGCTTTCGGATTAAAAGCGGCCAAGCTTAAGACGGATCTCAGGCAAAAAGTAACCGAAGCGTTGGCTATGGTCCGTTTAGAAGGAATGGAAGATCGTTATCCGCATCAGCTGTCCGGTGGACAACAGCAGCGGGTTGCATTTGCCAGAGCAGTAGCGATCCGTCCGGCTCTAGTACTGTTCGATGAGCCTCTGAGTGCGCTGGATGCGGTGCTTAGGGAGGAAATGCGGATCGAAATGATGTCGCTTGTGAAGGATATGGGGTTGACTGCCCTTTATGTCACACACGATCAGGTGGAAGCCATGTCGATGTCGGATGAAATTGTGGTCATGCGGAAAGGGAAAGTCCTGCAGCGTGGAACCCCGGAGATGATATATGAAACACCCAGTCATCCCTTTGTGGCTTCGTTTATCGGCAAGTCCAATTGGGTGACGGTCGATCACTCCATGGTGAGGCCGGAGCATGTGAGCTGGAGCAGGACAAGCACGGAGGATGTATGCTATCAGGCAATCGTGCTAAGCGTGAGCTATGTAGGCGAGCGATACGAAATTCACTTACAGGTGGATGGTTTGGACAAGTGGACCGCTTACCTGGACAAGAGAATTCCGGTCGGAGAACGCGTGAATCTGTACGTGTCTCCGCATACGATCTGCCAGATGGGTGAAGGAACAAGTCATGATAAGAACGTGAGCATGCAACAGAATATAGCAAAACGCACACCTGCTGCTGCAGGCTAA
- a CDS encoding ABC transporter substrate-binding protein, translating into MSQLKFRKKSAVLLLASVMSLSLFGCGSTPNGDSATKPAQDTGKQTASGSAQTGGKLVLYSAGPQKLADNIVSGFEAKTGVKVEMFQGTTGKILARMEAEKSNPVADVVILASLPSAQALKADGLTLPYPEAANADKLNKDWSDAEGNYFSTSASALGIVYNTNLVSAPPQSWADLGLPEWKDAVNIPDPTLSGSALDFITGYLSVKGDAGWKLFEDYKANGTAMAGANQEALDPVITGAKSLVAAGVDYMAYSAKAKGEPLDIVYPEEGTVVSPRPAAILKSSPNVDNAKAFIDYLLSDEAQKLVADAYLIPGREDVEAEGRTNLKDIPVFKVDWAWMNDHGDETAARFSEVFK; encoded by the coding sequence ATGAGTCAATTGAAGTTCCGGAAAAAAAGCGCGGTACTGTTGTTGGCATCGGTTATGAGCCTAAGTCTGTTTGGATGCGGCAGTACGCCGAATGGGGATTCAGCTACTAAGCCGGCACAGGATACAGGCAAGCAAACTGCATCGGGGAGTGCGCAAACCGGAGGTAAGCTCGTCCTTTACAGCGCTGGCCCTCAAAAGCTTGCCGACAATATCGTGAGCGGTTTTGAAGCTAAGACCGGAGTGAAGGTAGAGATGTTCCAAGGCACAACGGGCAAAATTTTGGCACGGATGGAAGCGGAAAAATCGAATCCGGTCGCGGATGTTGTCATTCTGGCCTCCCTCCCATCCGCACAGGCGCTCAAGGCGGATGGTCTGACATTGCCTTATCCTGAAGCTGCCAATGCGGACAAGCTGAATAAGGATTGGTCCGACGCGGAAGGAAACTATTTCAGCACAAGCGCATCGGCGCTCGGGATTGTATACAACACCAATCTGGTCTCTGCGCCGCCTCAAAGCTGGGCGGACTTAGGCTTGCCAGAGTGGAAGGATGCGGTCAATATTCCGGATCCGACGCTGTCGGGATCGGCGCTGGATTTTATCACGGGCTATTTGAGCGTGAAGGGCGACGCAGGCTGGAAACTGTTCGAGGATTATAAAGCCAATGGGACTGCTATGGCAGGAGCGAACCAGGAAGCACTGGACCCTGTGATCACCGGTGCCAAGAGTTTGGTTGCTGCAGGCGTGGATTATATGGCGTATTCGGCTAAAGCCAAAGGCGAGCCGCTTGACATTGTATACCCGGAGGAAGGAACTGTCGTGAGTCCGAGACCGGCTGCGATTTTGAAATCCAGTCCGAACGTAGATAATGCCAAGGCTTTCATCGACTACTTGCTGTCTGACGAAGCGCAGAAACTGGTGGCGGATGCCTATCTGATTCCGGGTCGTGAGGATGTGGAGGCCGAAGGCCGGACCAATCTGAAGGATATTCCAGTGTTTAAAGTGGATTGGGCTTGGATGAATGACCATGGGGATGAGACGGCAGCACGTTTTTCCGAAGTATTCAAGTAA
- a CDS encoding iron ABC transporter permease has translation MDSQRFLRKMGVILALFLLIISIGVPLLLIFWQSVYPDQHFDWLAPIRTIAGHELSGILLQTIWLGVCVVAGSTLFALPLAWMMAKTRLGQHRWVDVILMIPFMTPPYIGSMGWILFMQKGGYLHQWLPGAARWSDSFFSFGGMVLIMSLHLFPFLYLLLRDALIRIGGNLEEAGAVHGASAGYRFRRIIMPLLLSSYGMGAMLVFVKTIAEFGTPATFGRRIGYYVMTSEIHKYISSWPIDFGKATSLASVLLSVCLVMWYMQSTISRRFTYRLVGGKGQRSKRYSLRGSKGAVCALYIGLLLILSVGIPYFSIIAASLMKLRGAGLSLDNLTLDHYKELLSWGSVSQKAISNSLGLSLAASTVAVLLGTGFALTIGKSQARMQRVIDLLSLLPNTVPGIVMVVGLILLWNAPWMPVTLYNTYGMVVLTYVVLFLPYTVQYVKASFTQIDGTLFQAGQVFGGGPLLILRRILLPLIMPGMLAGWIMTFTIASRELVGSLLILPPSMQTSATYIFAQFEQGQVSLGMAMAVVSVGMTVLLLLLVEAMNSKRKWNAS, from the coding sequence ATGGACAGTCAGCGATTTTTACGGAAAATGGGCGTTATTCTCGCCCTTTTTCTTCTTATTATAAGCATCGGTGTGCCATTGCTGCTTATTTTCTGGCAAAGTGTATACCCGGATCAGCACTTCGATTGGCTGGCGCCGATACGAACGATAGCCGGTCATGAGCTGTCCGGTATTTTGCTGCAAACCATCTGGCTAGGGGTATGCGTGGTGGCAGGATCGACACTGTTTGCGCTGCCGCTTGCCTGGATGATGGCCAAAACCCGGTTGGGACAGCATCGGTGGGTGGACGTGATTTTGATGATTCCGTTCATGACCCCGCCGTATATCGGTTCGATGGGCTGGATTCTATTTATGCAAAAGGGCGGATATTTACATCAGTGGCTGCCGGGAGCAGCGAGATGGAGCGATTCCTTCTTCAGCTTCGGAGGCATGGTGCTGATCATGAGTCTGCACTTGTTCCCGTTTCTCTACCTGCTGCTGCGGGACGCTCTGATCCGCATCGGCGGTAATCTGGAGGAGGCCGGAGCGGTTCATGGCGCAAGCGCAGGATACCGGTTTAGAAGAATCATAATGCCGTTGCTGTTATCCTCTTACGGCATGGGTGCGATGCTGGTGTTCGTAAAAACCATTGCGGAATTCGGCACGCCGGCAACGTTTGGTCGCCGCATCGGCTATTATGTGATGACCTCGGAAATCCACAAATATATTTCTAGCTGGCCCATCGATTTCGGTAAAGCGACCTCGCTGGCATCAGTCCTGCTGTCGGTTTGTCTGGTGATGTGGTACATGCAGTCTACGATCAGCCGGAGGTTTACCTACCGTCTTGTCGGCGGCAAAGGTCAGCGCTCCAAAAGATATTCGCTGCGCGGCAGCAAAGGCGCCGTCTGCGCTTTATACATCGGTTTGCTGCTGATATTGTCTGTCGGCATTCCTTATTTTTCAATCATTGCGGCATCCCTGATGAAGCTCCGCGGAGCCGGATTGTCCTTAGATAATCTGACGCTTGATCATTACAAGGAATTGCTGTCCTGGGGATCGGTCAGCCAGAAAGCGATTAGTAACAGTCTGGGTCTGTCGCTTGCAGCATCTACGGTTGCTGTTCTACTCGGTACCGGTTTTGCCCTAACGATCGGCAAGTCCCAGGCACGGATGCAGCGGGTCATCGATCTGTTAAGTCTTTTGCCGAATACGGTCCCCGGCATTGTGATGGTGGTCGGTTTGATCCTGCTCTGGAATGCGCCATGGATGCCGGTTACGCTCTACAATACCTATGGGATGGTGGTGCTGACGTACGTCGTGCTGTTCCTCCCATACACGGTGCAATATGTGAAGGCCAGCTTTACGCAGATTGACGGTACCCTGTTTCAGGCGGGGCAGGTATTTGGAGGCGGTCCTCTGCTTATATTGCGGCGGATTCTGCTCCCGCTGATTATGCCCGGCATGCTGGCAGGATGGATCATGACCTTCACGATTGCGTCACGGGAGCTGGTCGGGTCACTGCTCATTTTGCCTCCATCGATGCAGACATCAGCTACATATATCTTTGCGCAGTTTGAGCAGGGACAGGTGTCTCTCGGGATGGCGATGGCCGTCGTCTCCGTCGGTATGACGGTGCTGCTGTTACTGCTGGTCGAAGCTATGAATTCTAAAAGAAAGTGGAATGCATCATGA